The following coding sequences are from one Pseudonocardia sp. HH130630-07 window:
- a CDS encoding lantibiotic dehydratase: MVVRDGARIAVHGSIGGGGVSVRRGRAVELVLSLAVSPVQVCRIVEELVAAFPGSDARAAGRMVTELVSCGLLVSCLHAPSTVVDPVRHLRRTLDERGAPSSTVVESATIETRLAGTGPSERWAVDLALGTHLTLPTQVAQDVETAAALLARLVPWRHGHPGWQAYHAQFLDRFGAGAAVALGDVVDPVAGLGYPRHFVTGAAREPMTGRDETLLMLAQNAALAGDHEVVLTDADVDTLDPTPVAAGRAAPHLDVSVELRARSRAAVNDGDFLVVAVGVGRSGMATTGRFLDLLPAADRSRSIEALRGIPASVTGAVPVQLSFTPDQPRVGNVARAVQMLPTVLSVGEYGPAASTTDAAEEADVLGVRDLLVTADHDGLYLIDKNRGVLVEPVVACAVARHAMAPMVRFLTELPRATGSALSQFTWGAAEVLPFRPRLRYGRCVLSVARWRIDPATLPRAHASGETWRTEFARLRERLGLPAVVAVGTGDRRLRLDLDAAMDQDLMRDHLDRVGAPVTVAEAATERDWSWFGGRAHEIVVPLALDAGPAPAPVVSARPRVVIAPGHDIVPGSRLVSARVACAPGAIDTVLEAHLPALLEDIGEACPWWFVRTWAPFPQLRLRLPTERYGDVAERLGRWVDTLRKRGLAGDLLLDTYRPELARYTERGDTDAMSAAEAVFAADSAAARAQVVVTTRSTSTGVDRSALTAASLFDLTCALTGGRHAGARWLARRADLTGATPAVDRRVLGQVQALCSPAGPATVLADRDVEALTQVWRSRARAVAGYRRALAAGGGGSVPRDPIVVSLLHLHHVRACGPDTDREAAIVKLARSAALTVLAREHAPQEQR; this comes from the coding sequence ATGGTTGTCCGCGATGGAGCTCGGATCGCGGTGCACGGATCTATCGGTGGCGGCGGGGTGTCGGTTCGCCGTGGCCGCGCGGTAGAGCTGGTTCTGTCGCTCGCCGTCTCGCCGGTTCAGGTCTGTCGGATTGTCGAGGAGCTTGTGGCCGCGTTCCCGGGGAGTGACGCTCGGGCGGCTGGTCGCATGGTCACCGAACTGGTGAGCTGCGGCCTGCTGGTGAGCTGCCTGCACGCGCCCTCGACCGTCGTCGACCCGGTTCGCCACCTGCGCCGCACTCTCGACGAACGGGGAGCGCCGTCGTCCACCGTGGTCGAATCCGCGACGATAGAAACTCGTCTCGCCGGCACGGGCCCGTCGGAGCGATGGGCAGTCGATCTCGCGCTCGGCACTCACCTCACACTCCCGACACAGGTCGCCCAGGACGTCGAGACGGCGGCGGCGCTGTTAGCTCGGCTGGTTCCGTGGCGCCACGGCCATCCGGGCTGGCAGGCGTATCACGCTCAGTTCCTCGACCGGTTCGGCGCGGGCGCCGCGGTCGCTCTCGGCGACGTCGTCGACCCGGTCGCGGGTCTGGGCTATCCACGCCACTTCGTCACCGGTGCTGCCCGGGAGCCGATGACCGGGCGCGACGAGACGTTGCTGATGCTCGCGCAGAACGCGGCGCTGGCGGGGGACCACGAGGTGGTGCTGACCGACGCCGACGTCGACACGCTGGATCCGACCCCGGTCGCGGCGGGGCGCGCTGCGCCGCACCTGGACGTGTCGGTGGAGCTACGCGCCCGTTCCCGCGCCGCCGTGAACGACGGCGACTTCCTCGTTGTCGCGGTCGGTGTGGGCCGCTCGGGCATGGCGACGACCGGCCGCTTCCTGGACCTGCTGCCCGCGGCCGACCGTTCCCGCTCGATCGAGGCTCTTCGTGGGATTCCGGCATCGGTCACCGGGGCCGTCCCGGTGCAGCTGTCGTTCACTCCCGATCAGCCTCGTGTCGGCAACGTCGCTCGCGCGGTCCAGATGCTGCCCACGGTGCTGTCCGTGGGCGAGTACGGCCCGGCCGCCTCCACCACCGATGCCGCCGAGGAAGCCGATGTTCTCGGGGTGCGGGACCTGCTGGTGACCGCCGATCATGACGGGCTCTACCTGATCGACAAGAACCGCGGTGTCCTGGTCGAGCCGGTCGTAGCCTGCGCGGTCGCACGGCACGCGATGGCGCCGATGGTGCGGTTCCTGACCGAACTTCCCCGCGCGACCGGCTCGGCGCTGAGCCAGTTCACCTGGGGTGCCGCCGAGGTCCTGCCGTTCCGCCCGCGCCTGCGCTACGGGCGTTGCGTGCTGTCGGTGGCCCGCTGGCGGATCGACCCGGCGACCCTGCCCAGGGCCCACGCCAGTGGCGAGACGTGGCGGACCGAGTTCGCTCGGCTGCGGGAACGCCTCGGTCTGCCCGCGGTCGTCGCCGTCGGCACGGGAGACCGTCGGCTCCGTCTGGATCTGGACGCCGCGATGGACCAGGACCTGATGCGGGATCACCTGGACCGGGTCGGCGCACCGGTGACCGTCGCCGAGGCCGCGACGGAGCGGGACTGGTCCTGGTTCGGCGGGCGGGCGCACGAGATCGTCGTCCCGCTGGCCCTCGACGCCGGCCCCGCCCCGGCTCCGGTCGTCTCCGCTCGGCCGCGGGTCGTGATCGCCCCCGGCCACGACATTGTTCCGGGCTCGCGGTTGGTCTCGGCGCGGGTGGCTTGCGCGCCCGGAGCGATCGACACCGTGCTGGAGGCGCATCTTCCGGCCTTGCTCGAGGACATCGGCGAGGCGTGTCCGTGGTGGTTCGTCCGCACCTGGGCGCCGTTCCCGCAACTGAGGCTGCGGCTGCCGACAGAGCGCTACGGCGACGTCGCCGAACGGCTGGGCCGGTGGGTGGACACGCTGCGCAAGCGCGGTCTCGCCGGGGATCTTCTGCTCGACACCTACCGGCCCGAGCTGGCCCGCTACACCGAACGCGGGGACACCGACGCGATGTCTGCTGCCGAAGCGGTGTTCGCCGCCGACTCGGCCGCGGCCCGTGCACAGGTCGTCGTGACCACGCGCTCGACGTCGACGGGGGTCGACCGGTCCGCGCTGACGGCGGCGAGCCTGTTCGATCTGACCTGCGCGTTGACCGGGGGCCGTCACGCCGGAGCGCGGTGGCTCGCTCGCCGCGCCGACCTGACGGGCGCGACACCCGCCGTCGACCGGCGCGTACTCGGCCAGGTCCAGGCCCTGTGCTCTCCCGCAGGCCCGGCGACCGTGCTCGCTGACCGTGACGTCGAGGCCCTCACACAGGTGTGGCGGTCCCGGGCCCGCGCAGTCGCGGGCTACCGCCGAGCACTTGCCGCAGGCGGCGGGGGCTCGGTGCCCCGGGACCCGATCGTGGTGTCTCTGCTGCACCTGCATCATGTCCGTGCCTGCGGGCCGGACACCGACCGCGAAGCCGCCATCGTCAAGCTCGCCCGCAGCGCGGCGCTGACGGTCCTTGCCCGTGAACACGCACCGCAGGAGCAGCGATGA
- a CDS encoding transposase family protein — MLSYPSGMTVSSRALHVLSDALRAHRNQRATRWRKLTCGRQALLVVAHLRKGETYTDLACGFRVGTSTVYRYLREAIELLAAMAPTLEQAIDVAIGKAFVILDGTLLRIDRVGMASGYDRGFYSGKHKCHGLNVQVIADPAGRLVWISPPLPGARHDIGAAREHGIIDALTEHRIRAAADTAYQGAGPTVAVPHRRRRKDPDTGRFRPLSHNQREVNAAHSRRRGPGERVNAELKNWKILRKIRSSPNRAGQLIAAVQTLMIVNT, encoded by the coding sequence GTGCTGTCCTACCCGTCCGGGATGACCGTGTCCAGCCGTGCCCTGCACGTACTCTCTGACGCGCTGCGCGCGCACCGCAACCAGCGGGCGACCCGGTGGCGGAAGCTGACGTGCGGCCGCCAGGCCCTGCTCGTGGTCGCCCACCTGCGCAAGGGCGAGACCTACACCGACCTCGCCTGCGGTTTCCGGGTCGGGACCTCGACGGTCTACCGCTACCTGCGCGAGGCGATCGAGCTGCTCGCGGCGATGGCCCCGACCCTGGAGCAGGCGATCGACGTCGCCATCGGGAAAGCGTTCGTCATCCTCGACGGCACCCTGCTGCGCATCGACCGCGTCGGGATGGCCTCGGGCTATGACCGCGGGTTCTACTCCGGCAAGCACAAGTGCCACGGACTCAACGTCCAGGTCATCGCCGACCCCGCCGGCCGGCTGGTGTGGATCTCCCCGCCGCTTCCCGGAGCCCGCCACGACATAGGCGCCGCCCGCGAGCACGGCATCATCGACGCCCTGACCGAGCACCGGATCCGGGCGGCTGCCGACACCGCATATCAGGGCGCCGGCCCGACGGTCGCGGTCCCGCACCGGCGGCGACGCAAGGACCCCGACACCGGCCGGTTCCGCCCGCTGTCGCACAACCAGCGCGAGGTCAACGCCGCTCACTCACGCCGCCGCGGACCCGGTGAGCGGGTCAACGCCGAGCTGAAGAACTGGAAGATCCTGCGCAAGATCCGCTCCAGCCCGAACCGGGCCGGACAGCTCATCGCCGCAGTTCAGACCCTCATGATCGTCAACACCTGA
- a CDS encoding FxLD family lanthipeptide, translating into MNHDVSSFSGGIGGEFDLDMKIVESGPVAAALLGNTDDGCDTRRDGDC; encoded by the coding sequence ATGAATCATGATGTGTCGAGTTTTTCTGGTGGTATCGGCGGCGAGTTCGATCTGGACATGAAGATCGTCGAGAGCGGTCCGGTCGCCGCCGCGCTGCTCGGCAACACCGATGACGGGTGCGACACCCGTAGGGACGGCGACTGCTGA
- a CDS encoding diguanylate cyclase, with translation MTPYARRRLAADAPSDEGCAHRERVRLLDLVLAIDAPTGTLTRSSWTATAERELAAAEEGNRPALLMITVDDLVVDQPGSAAGDLVLADVVVRAIRRRGGYLDVVGRHDRRTMAVLMVGADHGPVQAMEIAGRVRSDVEAVTVSLRAPVVSVVRSGRVEPPSTRVAVSIGAATIARGERPGLAELTRAAEAALHAARTAGRNAMWVVETQRVAAVAPKLRCRS, from the coding sequence GTGACTCCCTACGCGCGGCGGCGTCTTGCCGCCGATGCACCGTCGGATGAGGGATGCGCTCATCGAGAGCGGGTGCGCCTTCTTGATCTCGTCCTGGCGATCGACGCGCCGACGGGGACCCTGACCCGCAGCTCGTGGACGGCAACGGCTGAACGCGAGCTCGCGGCGGCTGAGGAAGGGAATCGTCCGGCCCTGTTGATGATCACTGTGGACGACCTCGTGGTGGACCAACCCGGTAGTGCGGCGGGGGACCTCGTCTTGGCAGACGTGGTCGTGCGGGCGATTCGCCGACGGGGTGGATATTTGGACGTGGTCGGGCGCCACGACCGGCGGACGATGGCGGTACTGATGGTGGGGGCCGACCACGGTCCGGTGCAGGCGATGGAGATCGCGGGTCGTGTCCGTAGCGACGTCGAGGCCGTGACGGTGTCGCTACGGGCGCCGGTGGTATCGGTGGTGCGGTCTGGACGTGTGGAACCGCCGTCGACGCGGGTCGCCGTCTCGATCGGCGCGGCGACGATTGCGCGCGGGGAGCGTCCCGGTCTGGCGGAGTTGACGCGGGCGGCGGAGGCCGCGCTCCACGCCGCGAGGACCGCGGGACGGAACGCCATGTGGGTCGTGGAGACACAGCGGGTGGCAGCCGTTGCGCCGAAGCTGCGGTGCCGGTCGTGA
- a CDS encoding IS630 family transposase: protein MAVARQPEVFVRGLTPDEAQRLVRITRTARDRVRLRRAGIVLASVQGRTATEAAMMFAAKPQYAREVIHAFNQQGFAALDPKWSGGRPRRFGPHVRELICRVARTPPQQVGLPFTTWSLAKLVEHLAAAHRVVISVETVRQVLRDAGVRWQATKTWKASRDPRFVEKMNRILDLYDRAADGRLEPGARVICVDEFGPLNLLPRPGRGWFPIRRPARLRATYSRHSGVRHMFAGLDLASGQLFYRLRDRKRGREFLDFLRQLRRRFPTGGLHVVCDNFSPHLRTDVAHWCHDHDVELVLTPTNASWLNWIESEFTALRYFTLDGSDYPSHTAQEAAIAGYIRWANRHARPKKHFAPESKIRRPDYLPNIA from the coding sequence ATGGCCGTGGCGCGACAGCCGGAGGTGTTCGTCCGGGGACTGACCCCGGACGAGGCCCAGCGATTGGTCAGGATCACGCGCACGGCGCGGGACCGGGTCCGGTTGCGGCGGGCGGGGATCGTGCTGGCCTCGGTGCAGGGCCGGACCGCGACCGAGGCCGCGATGATGTTCGCGGCGAAGCCGCAGTACGCGCGGGAGGTGATCCACGCGTTCAACCAGCAGGGCTTCGCCGCTTTGGACCCAAAATGGAGCGGGGGCCGACCCCGTAGGTTCGGTCCCCACGTCCGTGAGCTGATCTGCCGGGTCGCTCGCACCCCGCCCCAGCAGGTCGGGTTGCCGTTCACCACCTGGAGCCTGGCCAAGCTGGTCGAACACCTCGCCGCCGCACACCGGGTCGTGATCAGCGTCGAGACCGTCCGCCAGGTCCTGCGTGACGCCGGGGTCCGCTGGCAGGCCACGAAGACCTGGAAGGCCAGCCGGGACCCGCGGTTCGTGGAGAAGATGAACCGGATCCTCGACCTCTACGACCGCGCCGCCGACGGTCGCCTCGAACCGGGTGCGCGGGTGATCTGTGTCGATGAGTTCGGGCCGCTGAACCTGCTGCCCCGCCCCGGTCGGGGCTGGTTCCCGATCCGGCGCCCGGCCCGGCTACGGGCCACCTATAGCCGTCACAGCGGGGTCCGGCACATGTTCGCCGGTCTGGACCTGGCCTCCGGGCAGCTGTTCTACCGGCTCCGTGACCGCAAACGCGGCCGCGAGTTCCTCGACTTCCTCCGCCAGCTGCGCCGCCGTTTCCCCACCGGCGGTCTGCACGTGGTCTGCGACAACTTCTCCCCGCACCTGCGCACCGATGTCGCGCACTGGTGCCACGACCACGACGTCGAGCTGGTGCTCACCCCCACGAACGCGTCCTGGCTGAACTGGATCGAGTCGGAGTTCACCGCGCTGCGCTACTTCACCCTCGACGGCAGCGACTACCCCTCCCACACCGCCCAGGAAGCCGCGATCGCCGGCTACATCCGCTGGGCCAACCGCCACGCCCGACCCAAGAAACACTTCGCGCCCGAGTCCAAGATCCGCAGGCCGGATTACCTACCCAACATTGCCTGA
- a CDS encoding NAD-dependent epimerase/dehydratase family protein produces the protein MSRELLVLGGSWFLGRSIVRAAMDLGWSVTTFRRGLSGQEVAGARSIRGDRTSAADLARLARAGTWDLVVDTSAFVPVEAGALARVLEPVSRRYVVVSSVSAYTGWPTEPLCEASEVLYCPPDAGPGYGYDADPGPSVYGFTKAGVERAVTAVFGPERTTVLRPGVILGPGEYVGRLPWWLNRMRRGGRVLAPGSPARSIQPVDVRDVAEFALDGVAGTFNLTGQDTEMERFLGLCREVVGGDAVLSWVTDEQWLVQQGVKQWTELPLWRTYPGTWRVNSSAAKAVGFTPRPLAQTVADTWVWMRSGESAVVHERAAELGIDPTLEAALLGMWDAHERDHCG, from the coding sequence GTGTCGAGGGAGTTGCTGGTACTTGGCGGCAGCTGGTTCCTTGGTCGCTCGATCGTCCGGGCGGCCATGGACTTGGGTTGGTCAGTGACGACGTTCCGGCGAGGTCTGTCTGGGCAAGAGGTTGCGGGTGCTCGCTCAATTCGTGGTGACCGCACGTCGGCCGCGGACCTCGCGAGGTTGGCTCGGGCTGGTACCTGGGACCTTGTGGTCGATACTTCGGCGTTCGTCCCGGTCGAGGCAGGTGCGTTGGCGCGGGTATTGGAGCCGGTCAGTCGGCGCTATGTGGTGGTGTCCTCGGTCTCGGCGTACACTGGTTGGCCGACTGAGCCGCTCTGCGAGGCATCCGAGGTGCTCTACTGCCCGCCGGATGCAGGTCCGGGTTACGGCTACGACGCCGACCCGGGCCCCTCGGTCTACGGGTTCACCAAAGCGGGAGTCGAACGGGCGGTTACCGCGGTGTTCGGGCCGGAGCGGACGACGGTGCTGCGGCCTGGGGTGATCCTGGGCCCCGGTGAGTACGTGGGGCGCTTGCCGTGGTGGCTGAATCGGATGCGACGTGGGGGCCGCGTCCTGGCTCCTGGATCTCCGGCGAGGTCCATCCAGCCTGTTGATGTCCGTGACGTTGCCGAGTTCGCGCTGGATGGCGTAGCCGGAACGTTCAATCTGACGGGTCAGGACACGGAGATGGAACGGTTCCTGGGTTTGTGTCGCGAGGTTGTGGGAGGCGACGCGGTGCTTTCCTGGGTCACCGACGAGCAGTGGCTCGTTCAGCAAGGCGTGAAGCAGTGGACGGAGTTGCCGCTGTGGCGGACCTATCCGGGTACGTGGCGGGTGAACTCGTCGGCAGCCAAGGCGGTGGGGTTCACGCCGCGACCGCTCGCGCAGACCGTCGCCGACACATGGGTGTGGATGCGAAGCGGTGAGTCTGCGGTCGTGCACGAGCGTGCCGCCGAGCTGGGGATCGACCCGACGCTGGAGGCGGCGCTGTTGGGCATGTGGGACGCCCACGAGCGCGATCACTGCGGCTGA
- a CDS encoding plasmid pRiA4b ORF-3 family protein → MARPRVTTKTKIFRIEIVLVDVEPTVRRVVEVPGEASLAVLHEVVQDAMGWTNSHLHEFEIDGVRYGLPDPDWDTGTLDEAKTKLFRVLAAGDDAGYVYDFGDNWHHVLVVDAVTIPEPGVRYPRCVEGQGACPPEDVGGVFGYSEFVDALADPDHAEHAERVEWWGSDRFDPHHFDLVATDRALERLAGASATARS, encoded by the coding sequence ATGGCGAGGCCTCGGGTGACGACGAAGACGAAGATCTTCCGGATCGAGATCGTGTTGGTCGATGTCGAGCCGACCGTGCGACGGGTGGTCGAGGTTCCGGGTGAGGCCAGCCTCGCGGTCCTGCACGAGGTCGTGCAGGACGCGATGGGCTGGACCAACTCCCACCTGCACGAATTCGAGATCGACGGTGTCCGCTACGGGCTGCCTGATCCGGATTGGGACACCGGCACGCTCGACGAGGCCAAGACGAAGTTGTTCCGGGTGCTGGCTGCCGGTGATGACGCCGGCTACGTCTACGACTTCGGCGACAACTGGCACCACGTTTTGGTCGTCGACGCGGTCACCATCCCAGAGCCTGGGGTGCGGTACCCACGCTGTGTCGAGGGTCAGGGTGCGTGTCCGCCCGAGGATGTGGGCGGGGTGTTCGGCTACTCGGAGTTCGTCGACGCGCTCGCCGATCCCGATCATGCTGAGCACGCCGAGCGGGTCGAGTGGTGGGGCTCGGACCGGTTCGACCCACACCACTTCGACCTCGTCGCCACCGACCGAGCGCTGGAGCGTTTGGCCGGGGCGAGCGCGACGGCGCGGTCCTGA
- a CDS encoding IS256 family transposase, with amino-acid sequence MSENQPDPDGETAAARRLAEALDPSAIDALLADAKAAGTPIDGVDGLLNQMTKAVLERSLQTEMTHHLGYDRDDPAGHGTGNSRNGSATKKVSTTNGPVTISVPRDRNGEFEPQIVPKRARRVGQIDELVLSCYARGMSTRDIEAHLLEVYGVEASRELISNITDVVTDEIEIWRNRPVDEVYPIVYIDGIRIKIRDKAAVTIKSAHLVIGVDVEGRKHALGCWIAETEGAKFWHAVLTQLRNRGLRDILIACCDGLSGLPEAITSVFPDAVVQTCVVHVIRNAMRFVSYQDRKKIVKSMKTIYTAPTVEAAELALKDLDTEWGRQYPGVLDVWRRAWNEFIPFLDYPPELRRIVYTTNTIESINFQLRKITKTRGHFPSDEAAMKLLYLGLRNIPSKRGGESGTGTHGWKTALNTLVVLFPGRLPL; translated from the coding sequence GTGAGCGAGAACCAACCCGATCCCGACGGTGAGACCGCGGCTGCCCGCCGGCTTGCCGAGGCGCTCGACCCGTCGGCGATCGACGCGCTGTTGGCCGATGCGAAGGCCGCCGGTACCCCGATCGACGGCGTCGACGGACTGCTCAACCAGATGACCAAGGCCGTGCTCGAACGGTCGCTGCAGACCGAGATGACCCACCACCTCGGCTATGACCGCGACGACCCCGCCGGACACGGTACCGGCAATTCGCGTAATGGCAGCGCTACCAAGAAGGTGTCGACCACGAACGGGCCGGTGACGATCAGCGTGCCGCGGGACCGGAATGGCGAGTTCGAGCCGCAGATCGTGCCGAAACGCGCCCGTCGGGTCGGCCAGATCGACGAGCTGGTGCTCTCCTGTTACGCCCGCGGAATGTCGACCCGCGACATCGAAGCGCACCTGCTCGAAGTGTACGGGGTGGAGGCGTCACGGGAACTGATCTCGAACATCACCGATGTGGTGACCGACGAGATCGAGATCTGGCGGAATCGGCCGGTCGACGAGGTCTACCCGATCGTCTATATCGACGGTATCCGAATCAAGATCCGGGACAAGGCCGCGGTCACGATCAAGAGCGCGCACCTGGTCATCGGCGTGGACGTCGAGGGCCGCAAGCACGCGCTGGGCTGCTGGATCGCCGAGACCGAGGGCGCGAAGTTCTGGCACGCGGTGCTCACCCAGCTGCGCAACCGCGGGCTGCGCGACATCCTGATCGCCTGCTGCGATGGCCTGAGTGGTCTTCCTGAAGCCATCACCAGCGTCTTCCCCGACGCCGTCGTCCAGACATGCGTGGTGCACGTGATCCGCAACGCGATGCGGTTCGTGTCCTACCAGGACCGGAAGAAGATCGTGAAGTCCATGAAGACGATCTACACCGCGCCCACCGTCGAGGCCGCCGAGCTCGCCCTGAAGGATCTTGACACCGAGTGGGGACGACAGTACCCGGGAGTGCTCGACGTCTGGCGTCGTGCGTGGAACGAGTTCATTCCGTTCCTCGACTACCCGCCCGAACTACGGCGGATCGTCTACACCACCAACACCATCGAATCCATCAACTTCCAACTCCGGAAAATCACAAAGACTCGCGGGCACTTCCCGTCGGACGAGGCGGCGATGAAGCTACTCTACCTCGGCCTGCGGAACATTCCGAGCAAGAGAGGAGGTGAGTCCGGAACCGGAACACATGGCTGGAAAACAGCCCTGAACACCCTGGTCGTCCTCTTCCCTGGACGACTTCCTCTGTGA
- a CDS encoding NAD(P)/FAD-dependent oxidoreductase, whose protein sequence is MSAVVVVGAGIVGSSVAYHLARRGVPVTLLEQGPAPATGVTGGSFAWVRGAGGHWPSGARDLREYVLADYRRLKDELPHITVRRTGSLVLADAPTADSRPGPGQFRVGRGDIATLEPNLRHPPAQAVYTPSDAGVDPMALTHALVTAARTHGATVLHNTTITSLHVVGGRVEGVLTSSGLHAASTVVLAAGTGIPELCEPLAGNLAIATSPATLAWITAPPGLVKTIVASDEFEVREVREGELLLVVPHVDGIAALERSVRDAFQQLKSAFRESDQFRLLIYRTSKRPMPVYGPVIGYTTQDRSVYVAVMHSAISLAPTAGRLIADELATGRPAPELRLCRPLHCPSRPSLS, encoded by the coding sequence ATGTCAGCCGTTGTAGTTGTCGGTGCGGGGATAGTCGGCTCGTCAGTCGCCTACCACCTGGCTCGGCGGGGCGTCCCGGTCACCCTGCTCGAGCAAGGACCAGCACCGGCCACAGGGGTCACCGGAGGATCCTTCGCCTGGGTCCGAGGTGCGGGGGGCCACTGGCCCAGCGGAGCGCGAGACCTCCGCGAGTACGTCCTGGCGGACTACCGACGCCTGAAGGACGAACTGCCGCACATCACTGTTCGCCGGACTGGCTCGCTGGTCCTGGCCGACGCACCGACTGCCGATTCACGGCCGGGGCCGGGCCAGTTCCGTGTCGGACGCGGTGACATCGCAACCTTGGAGCCTAACCTCCGACACCCACCCGCCCAGGCTGTCTACACCCCGAGCGACGCAGGCGTCGACCCAATGGCCCTGACGCACGCACTCGTGACAGCCGCCCGCACCCACGGAGCGACCGTGCTCCACAACACCACGATCACCTCCTTGCATGTGGTCGGCGGACGCGTCGAGGGCGTGCTGACCTCGAGCGGACTCCACGCTGCCTCAACCGTCGTACTTGCTGCCGGAACAGGGATCCCCGAGCTCTGCGAGCCGTTGGCGGGCAACCTGGCCATTGCTACGTCCCCGGCCACTCTCGCGTGGATCACCGCGCCGCCCGGCCTGGTCAAGACCATCGTGGCCAGTGACGAATTCGAAGTCAGAGAGGTACGGGAGGGCGAACTCTTGCTGGTCGTACCGCACGTGGACGGCATAGCGGCGCTTGAGCGATCCGTACGAGACGCGTTCCAGCAGCTAAAATCCGCCTTCCGGGAAAGCGACCAGTTCCGCCTGTTGATCTACCGCACCAGTAAACGCCCCATGCCCGTGTACGGTCCCGTCATCGGCTATACGACACAGGACCGTTCTGTCTATGTCGCCGTCATGCACTCCGCCATCAGCCTGGCGCCCACGGCCGGACGCCTCATCGCGGACGAACTCGCGACCGGCAGGCCAGCCCCCGAGCTACGCCTTTGTCGTCCGCTGCACTGCCCCAGCAGGCCATCATTGTCGTAG
- a CDS encoding ABC transporter ATP-binding protein yields the protein MEDLVKEFRRPAVPEGAFSGLRALFTRQQTVRRAVDGVSFSVEPGEVVGYLGPNGAGKSTTVKMLTGILVPTSGRVTVAGVTPWRARERNAKQIGVVFGQRSQLWWDLPLRESLVLISKLYDMPRAHYAAQLSRFTELLDLGPFLDTPVRQLSLGQRMRGDLAAAILYSPQILYLDEPTVGLDVVAKERVRRFIAELNHTSGTTVILTTHDLDDVEQLCDRIVMIDHGKVVYDGGVPELKTKYAPYRELVVETPKLIEVNDAEVVKREEGRVWLRFDPARTQLAELIAAVLARCEVTDLAIVEPELESVIHRIYQDRG from the coding sequence GTGGAGGATCTCGTCAAGGAGTTCCGCAGGCCGGCGGTGCCTGAGGGGGCGTTCTCGGGCTTGCGGGCCCTGTTCACACGCCAGCAGACGGTGCGGCGGGCGGTGGACGGTGTCAGCTTCAGTGTCGAGCCCGGCGAGGTGGTCGGCTACCTAGGGCCCAACGGAGCAGGAAAGTCCACGACCGTCAAGATGCTCACGGGAATCCTGGTACCGACCTCGGGCCGAGTGACGGTGGCCGGGGTGACGCCGTGGCGGGCACGAGAGCGCAACGCCAAGCAGATCGGTGTGGTCTTCGGTCAGCGCAGTCAACTGTGGTGGGATCTTCCACTGCGCGAGTCACTGGTGCTGATCAGCAAGCTCTACGACATGCCGCGAGCCCACTACGCCGCTCAACTGAGCCGATTCACCGAACTGCTGGACCTCGGACCCTTTTTAGATACTCCCGTGCGTCAACTCTCACTCGGCCAGAGGATGCGCGGTGATCTGGCCGCCGCGATACTCTACTCTCCACAAATCCTCTATCTCGATGAGCCCACCGTCGGTCTCGATGTCGTCGCCAAAGAGCGCGTTCGCCGCTTCATTGCCGAGCTCAACCACACCTCCGGTACAACCGTAATCCTCACCACGCACGATCTCGACGACGTCGAGCAGCTCTGCGATCGCATCGTGATGATCGACCACGGCAAGGTTGTGTACGACGGCGGCGTTCCGGAGCTCAAGACCAAGTACGCGCCCTACCGGGAGCTGGTCGTCGAGACGCCGAAGTTGATCGAGGTCAACGACGCCGAGGTCGTCAAACGTGAGGAAGGGCGGGTGTGGCTGCGGTTCGACCCAGCGCGTACCCAGCTGGCCGAGCTGATCGCCGCAGTACTGGCCCGCTGCGAGGTGACGGATCTGGCCATCGTCGAGCCCGAGTTGGAGAGCGTCATCCACCGGATCTATCAGGACCGCGGATGA